The nucleotide sequence ATCGGACTCCGCAAACTCTTCGAGTTTGCTTCGCGGCCGGCTAAGCCGGCCTTGGGTATCGGACTCCGCAAACTCTTCGAGTTTGCTTCGCGGCCGGCTAAGCCGGCCTTGACCAAGAACTATTTCCAAGAACTTAAAACAACAGCGACGTTTTCCGTCAAAGCTACAGAATGTTCAAAGTGGACCGATAATTTTCTGTCTTTTGTCACCACGGTCCATCCATCTTCCAACGTTTCAACGTCCCATGTTCCTTCATTCACCATGGGTTCCAGAGCCAAAACCAAACCGGGTTTTAGTCGCACGCCGGTTCCTGAATCACCAAAATTCGGAACTTGCGGTTCCTCGTGCAAATCTCTTCCGATCCCATGCCCCACAAAATCCCGAACAACCGAAAAACCTTCTCCTTCAACATATTTTTGAATCGCCGCTGAAATATCGTGTACTCTGTTTCCCACTTTCATTTCACGAATTCCGATGTTCAATGCAATCTCACCTGTTTCCAAAATTTTTTTTGCCCCCGCGGAAATTTTTCCCACTGGAAAAGTCCATGCATGATCTCCGTAAAAACCCTCATAAAGAACACCGCAATCGATGCTGACGATGTCTCCTTCTTTCAACTTTTTGGAACCGGGAATTCCGTGAACCACTTCTTCGTTCACCGAAACACATAAAGTATGT is from Deltaproteobacteria bacterium and encodes:
- the map gene encoding type I methionyl aminopeptidase, which codes for MIYLKSPSEIEKMRSANQIVVLVMKEVQKLLHPGMTTLELDSKAEAIVLKAGAKPAFKGYRGYAHTLCVSVNEEVVHGIPGSKKLKEGDIVSIDCGVLYEGFYGDHAWTFPVGKISAGAKKILETGEIALNIGIREMKVGNRVHDISAAIQKYVEGEGFSVVRDFVGHGIGRDLHEEPQVPNFGDSGTGVRLKPGLVLALEPMVNEGTWDVETLEDGWTVVTKDRKLSVHFEHSVALTENVAVVLSSWK